Proteins encoded together in one Camelina sativa cultivar DH55 chromosome 9, Cs, whole genome shotgun sequence window:
- the LOC104715950 gene encoding uncharacterized protein LOC104715950, whose product MARNTRNSSNSGAAGDGAGNGGAAQVEMGQVLGVLAQILERLVPQPAMNLLVPNVPPAVPEVPSYLTVMDHMLKLGTKYFSGGAKPIEADEWRSWLERNFSFVRCPQEYRKDIAVHYLADEAHTWWLGVANRLPNPNCSWETFRDLFHAKYFPQEARDRLETEFLDLRQGTLTRREYEAKFNRLKRYGGHEMEEEQVQVCRFLRGMRIDVRNLCMIRNYATLSELVEKAAMLEDVLAEEAKMVAKQVSTPTVPQGKLGNGAGQKKSWGKKGFLGNPVCSTCKKVHSGTCRLLTRDCLQCGSRDHKITDCPERERVADTRVCYNCGDPGHLRPNCPKLG is encoded by the coding sequence ATGGCAAGGAATACCCGTAACAGTTCTAACAGTGGTGCTGCTGGTGATGGTGCCGGCAATGGTGGTGCTGCGCAAGTTGAAATGGGACAAGTGTTGGGGGTGTTGGCGCAAATCTTGGAAAGATTGGTTCCACAGCCGGCTATGAATCTGCTAGTGCCGAACGTGCCACCTGCGGTACCAGAAGTTCCATCTTACTTGACAGTGATGGACCATATGCTGAAACTGGGAACTAAGTACTTCTCTGGTGGTGCAAAGCCTATTGAGGCGGATGAATGGAGAAGTTGGCTTGAGAGGAACTTTAGTTTTGTTCGGTGTCCACAGGAGTATCGAAAGGACATTGCGGTGCATTACTTGGCTGATGAAGCGCATACTTGGTGGTTGGGGGTAGCCAATCGGTTGCCGAATCCGAACTGTTCGTGGGAAACTTTCCGGGACTTGTTTCACGCTAAGTACTTCCCACAAGAAGCGCGTGACCGGCTTGAGACTGAGTTCTTGGACTTGCGTCAAGGGACATTGACTAGGAGGGAATATGAAGCTAAGTTTAATCGCCTTAAGAGGTATGGGGGACATGAAATGGAGGAAGAGCAGGTTCAGGTTTGTCGATTCCTGCGAGGGATGAGGATCGATGTTCGTAATCTTTGCATGATTCGTAACTATGCGACCCTTTCCGAACTTGTGGAAAAGGCGGCGATGCTAGAAGATGTTCTTGCTGAGGAAGCAAAGATGGTGGCTAAGCAGGTGTCGACCCCGACGGTACCGCAAGGTAAACTAGGGAACGGTGCCGGGCAAAAGAAAAGCTGGGGGAAAAAAGGTTTCTTAGGAAACCCAGTGTGCTCCACTTGTAAGAAGGTCCACTCTGGTACGTGCAGACTCCTTACCAGAGATTGTCTTCAATGCGGTAGCAGGGACCACAAGATAACCGACTGTCCGGAGAGGGAGAGAGTGGCTGACACGCGAGTGTGCTACAATTGCGGTGATCCTGGTCACTTAAGGCCTAACTGTCCGAAGCTTGGGTAG
- the LOC104715951 gene encoding uncharacterized protein LOC104715951 — protein MMKQSSSEAVSSSSSSAAADQSHPSVSSSSSSSSEKPLSSSSISPAEDLQVGSSRDGSGGAQEIVAVDRPGEYTALCRWTVESFPRVKAKALWSKYFDVGGYDCRLLVYPRGDSQALPGYISIYLQIMDPRGTTSSRWDCFASYRLSIVNHVDDSLTIHKDSWHRFSSKKKSHGWCDFTLNSSILDPKMGFLFNNDSLLITADILILNESVSFSRDSNNEGQSLYKENSIAGPMPDVLSGKFTWKVNNFSLFKEMIKTQKIMSPVFPAGECNLRISVYQSVVNSQEYISMCLESKETEKTLVSDRSCWCLFRMSALNQKPGCTHMHRDSYGRFAADNKSGDNTSLGWNDYMKMSDFMNPEAGFLLDDMAVFSTSFHVIKEFSSFTKNGGLVGGRNGPGARKSDGHMGKFTWRIENFTRLKDLLKKRKITGLCIKSKRFQIGNRDCRLIVYPRGQSQPPCHLSVFLEVTDSRSSSDWSCFVSHRLSVVNQRLEEKSVTKESQNRYSKAAKDWGWREFVTLTSLFDQDSGFLVQDTVVFSAEVLILKETSLTKEYVDAESANSVSQNENNVKKSSFTWKVENFLAFKEIMETRKIFSKFFQAGGCELRIGVYESFDTICIYLESDQSAGTDVDNNFWVKYKMGILNQKNPAKSVWKESSICTKTWNNSVLQFMKVSDMLEADAGFLVRDTVVFVCEILDCCPWFEFSDLEVLASDDDQDALTTDPDDIIDSEESEGISGDEEDTFRDFLSRAGFHLTFGENHSQPQVTLREKLLMDAGAIAGFLTGLRVYLDDPTKVKRLLLPTKISCNDRSKLTKSEESSPSLMNLLMGVKVLQQAIIDLLLDIMVECCQPSEEGSHSESSLLPPKTNGCMAATSSESTRENGAAEPSQHLVDERFKSDTDATLSTSAVPSSDMNGIDMLEKALAIEPTSPPNISAGQSSDASLQSKTKWPEQSEELLGLIVNSLKTLDAAVPQGCPEPRRRPNSAQKIALVLDRAPKHLQPDLVSLVPKLVEHSEHPLAAYALIERLQKPEAEPALREPVYNALTQLECDSEVWEHLLIQSFELLNDSNEETLVAGIHFTFKTASQCQHLPEAVSAVRERLKNLGADVSLCVLDYLSKTVHSWPDIAEMILRDINTDDSPVGNFATLPCGPFLIGENESASEMADLMDEHEFYANRQFFDVYILLEMLSISSLAAEASQTLERAVARGAIVAQAVAMVLEKQRVEGPVQNATSGEASFKHQDPLLEGEASEQPATGGIDFRTILNLAETLTHSRDPQVRGFVKMLYTILFKWFPDQPFRVQMLRRLVDRFTSPTSSSHDLDLDLEILAILIFQEQEVARPVLAMLKKAVEHANIDRAALWHQLRANKEELVRLKEEKKTEIQSMMKEKSSITQKLSESEAANTRLKVCAYFILSAVRV, from the exons ATGATGAAGCAAAGCTCATCGGAGGCAGtgtcatcgtcttcttcatcagccGCCGCGGACCAATCTCATCCCTCcgtttcttcatcatcttcatcttcatcggaGAAGCCTCTCTCCTCGTCTTCGATTTCTCCAGCGGAAGACCTTCAGGTTGGATCGTCGAGAGATGGAAGCGGAGGTGCGCAAGAGATCGTAGCCGTCGATCGGCCAGGAGAGTACACGGCGTTGTGTAGATGGACGGTTGAGAGCTTCCCACGTGTTAAAGCTAAGGCACTGTGGAGCAAGTACTTCGATGTAGGAGGCTACGATTGTCGTCTCCTTGTTTACCCTAGAGGTGATTCTCAGGCTCTTCCTGGTTACATCAGCATCTATCTTCAGATCATGGACCCTCGTGGTACTACTTCTTCTCGTTGGGATTGTTTCGCTAGCTACCGTCTCTCTATCGTTAACCATGTCGATGATTCTTTAACAATCCATAAGGATTCTTGGCATAGGTTCTCTAGTAAGAAGAAATCTCATGGATGGTGTGATTTCACCTTAAACTCTAGTATTTTGGATCCTAAGATGggttttttgtttaacaacGATTCGTTGCTTATCACTGCTGATATCTTGATTCTAAACGAGTCTGTGAGCTTTAGCCGTGATAGTAACAATGAGGGCCAGTCGTTGTATAAGGAAAATTCCATAGCTGGGCCAATGCCGGATGTGTTGAGTGGGAAGTTCACTTGGAAggtaaataattttagtttgtttaagGAAATGATTAAGACACAGAAGATAATGAGCCCTGTTTTCCCAGCTGGGGAGTGTAATTTAAGGATTAGTGTGTACCAGAGTGTGGTTAATTCGCAAGAATACATATCTATGTGTTTGGAGAGTAAAGAGACCGAGAAGACTTTGGTTTCAGATAGGAGCTGTTGGTGTTTGTTTAGGATGTCAGCTTTGAATCAGAAGCCTGGCTGCACTCACATGCATAGAGATTCTTATGGGAGGTTTGCTGCTGATAATAAGAGTGGGGACAATACGAGCTTGGGCTGGAATGATTACATGAAGATGTCTGACTTTATGAACCCGGAAGCAGGCTTTTTACTCGATGACATGGCTGTATTTAGCACCTCATTCCATGTTATCAAAGAGTTCAGTAGCTTTACTAAGAATGGAGGATTGGTTGGGGGAAGGAATGGGCCTGGAGCTAGGAAGTCAGATGGACACATGGGAAAATTCACTTGGAGAATTGAAAACTTCACAAGGTTAAAGGATCTtctaaagaagaggaagataacAGGTCTTTGCATAAAAAGTAAGAGGTTTCAAATTGGAAACCGGGATTGTCGACTTATTGTTTATCCCCGAG GGCAGTCCCAGCCACCATGCCATCTTTCTGTATTTCTTGAAGTGACAGATTCACGAAGCTCAAGTGATTGGAGCTGTTTTGTTAGCCACCGACTATCAGTTGTGAACCAGAGATTGGAGGAGAAGTCGGTGACAAAGGAATCTCAGAATCGTTACTCGAAAGCTGCAAAGGATTGGGGTTGGCGTGAATTTGTGACACTTACTAGTTTGTTTGATCAAGACTCTGGATTTCTGGTTCAAGACACTGTTGTATTCTCCGCTGAGGTTCTTATATTAAAAGAGACATCTTTAACAAAAGAGTACGTGGATGCGGAATCAGCTAATTCAGTTTCACAGAATGAGAATAAcgtaaaaaaaagttcatttaCTTGGAAAGTGGAAAATTTCTTAGCCTTCAAGGAAATAATGGAAACACGAAAGATTTTTAGCAAATTCTTTCAGGCTGGTGGGTGTGAACTCCGGATTG GTGTATACGAGTCCTTTGACACCATATGCATATATTTAGAGAGTGATCAATCTGCGGGTACAGATGTGGACAATAATTTTTGGGTTAAGTACAAGATGGGTATTCTGAACCAAAAGAATCCGGCCAAAAGTGTGTGGAAGGAGTCATCTATATGTACCAAGACATGGAATAATTCTGTTCTACAGTTTATGAAGGTGTCTGACATGTTGGAGGCTGATGCTGGGTTTCTTGTGCGTGACActgttgtttttgtgtgtgaaatATTGGATTGTTGTCCTTGGTTTGAGTTTTCGGACTTAGAG GTACTGGCTTCAGATGATGACCAAGATGCCTTAACCACTGATCCTGATGATATTATTGATTCTGAGGAGAGTGAGGGCATAAGCGGAGATGAGGAAGATACATTCCGAGATTTTCTTTCCCGAGCTGGATTCCATCTCACGTTCGGGGAAAATCATTCACAACCACAAGTTACTCTCCGTGAGAAGCTTCTAATGGATGCGGGTGCAATTGCTGGGTTTCTTACTGGCTTGCGTGTATATCTTGATGATCCTACTAAAGTAAAGCGTTTACTTCTTCCAACTAAAATATCTTGTAATGATAGAAGCAAGCTAACAAAGAGTGAGGAATCTTCACCCAGCCTGATGAATTTGCTGATGGGTGTTAAAGTTCTACAGCAAGCAATTATTGATTTACTTCTAGATATTATGGTAGAGTGTTGCCAACCTTCAGAGGAAGGCTCTCACTCTGAGTCGTCTTTATTGCCCCCAAAGACAAATGGTTGCATGGCTGCAACTTCATCGGAGTCAACGAGGGAAAATGGAGCAGCAGAACCTTCACAACATCTTGTTGACGAGAGATTCAAATCTGATACAGATGCTACTCTCAGTACCTCAGCTGTACCAAGCTCAGATATGAATGGAATCGATATGCTTGAGAAAGCCCTTGCAATAGAGCCTACTTCACCTCCTAACATATCTGCTGGGCAGTCTTCTGATGCTTCACTCCAATCAAAG ACAAAATGGCCGGAACAGTCTGAGGAGCTATTGGGATTGATTGTGAATTCACTTAAAACCCTTGATGCGGCTGTTCCACAAGGTTGTCCAGAGCCTAGACGACGACCAAACTCTGCTCAAAAGATTGCTCTTGTTTTAGACAGAGCGCCCAAACATTTGCAACCAGATTTAGTTAGTCTGGTTCCAAAATTGGTTGAGCATTCAGAGCACCCACTGGCTGCGTATGCACTTATTGAACGGCTTCAAAAGCCTGAAGCTGAACCAGCGTTGCGTGAACCA GTATACAATGCTCTTACCCAGTTAGAATGTGACAGTGAAGTGTGGGAGCACCTACTTATTCAGTCATTTGAGCTTCTGAATGACTCAAATGAGGAAACGCTTGTGGCGGGCAttcattttacatttaagaCTGCCTCCCAGTGCCAACACCTACCTGAAGCC GTAAGTGCAGTGCGTGAACGGCTCAAAAATCTGGGTGCTGATGTGTCTCTTTGCGTCCTTGACTATTTAAGTAAAACTGTACACAGTTGGCCTGATATTGCTGAAATGATACTTCGGGACATCAATACTGACGACAGTCCAGTTGGCAATTTTGCAACATTACCCTGCGGGCCATTTCTGATTGGCGAAAATGAGTCTGCCTCCGAAATGGCGGATCTGATGGATGAACATGAATTCTATGCGAATAGGCAGTTTTTTGATGTCTACATTCTGCTGGAAATGTTGTCCATATCGAGCCTAGCTGCAGAGGCATCTCAAACGCTCGAAAGAGCTGTTGCTCGTGGAGCCATTGTTGCTCAGGCTGTTGCCATGGTCCTTGAAAAACAACGTGTTGAGGGCCCAGTTCAGAATGCTACAAGTGGGGAAGCTTCTTTTAAGCATCAAGATCCTCTATTGGAGGGAGAGGCTAGTGAGCAACCAGCCACTGGAGGGATTGATTTCAGGACAATCCTTAATCTTGCTGAGACCTTAACTCATTCTAGAGATCCTCAAGTGAGGGGATTTGTGAAAATGCTATACACAATATTATTCAAATGGTTTCCGGATCAGCCCTTTAGGGTTCAAATGCTAAGGAGACTTGTAGATAGATTCACCAGCCCTACGAGTAGCAGCCACGATTTAGACTTAGACTTGGAGATTCTAGCTATTCTGATTTTTCAAGAGCAAGAGGTTGCTAGACCCGTTTTAGCCATGCTGAAAAAGGCTGTGGAACATGCAAATATTGACAGGGCAGCCCTGTGGCATCAATTGCGTGCAAACAAGGAAGAGCTTGTCCGGTtgaaggaagaaaagaagacgGAGATTCAATCTATGATGAAGGAGAAATCTAGCATCACACAAAAATTAAGTGAATCTGAGGCTGCAAACACCCGTCTTAAGGTATGTGCTTACTTCATTTTGTCTGCTGTGAGAGTGTGA
- the LOC109126501 gene encoding uncharacterized protein LOC109126501: protein MDLHEPNELRLEAYDNSRIYKERTKAFHDKKIRHKDLKAGDKALLFNSKLRLFPGKLKSRWSGPFKIKEVLPYGAVTLLGKDRTEFTVNGQRVKRYMENESTKVGSSLHLIDPALA, encoded by the coding sequence ATGGATCTCCACGAACCTAATGAGCTGCGGTTGGAAGCTTATGACAATTCGAGGATCtacaaagaaagaaccaaagcctttcatgacaagaagatcAGGCACAAGGATTTGAAAGCTGGAGACAAAGCCCTTTTGTTCAACTCAAAGCTTCGGCTTTTCCCTGGGAAGCTAAAGTCAAGATGGTCAGGACCATTCAAAATTAAAGAAGTTCTGCCCTATGGGGCGGTAACCTTGCTCGGGAAGGATAGGACTGAGTTTACTGTGAATGGGCAGAGGGTGAAGAGATACATGGAAAATGAGAGCACAAAGGTGGGGTCATCTCTGCATCTCATCGATCCTGCGCTAGCCTGA